Proteins found in one Mustela lutreola isolate mMusLut2 chromosome 10, mMusLut2.pri, whole genome shotgun sequence genomic segment:
- the LOC131809225 gene encoding cysteine-rich C-terminal protein 1-like — translation MSSQQSVASAKGFSKGSSQGPAPCPAPAPTASSSCCGCCGSSGGGCCGSGGCCGSSGCGCFPRRRRRQRRSGCCSCCGGGSQSSSNVQSQGCCGGC, via the coding sequence ATGTCCTCCCAGCAGAGCGTGGCTTCCGCCAAAGGCTTTTCCAAGGGATCTTCCCAGGGCCCTGCGCCGTGTCCCGCTCCCGCACCCACAGCCTCGTCTTCCTGCTGTGGCTGCTGTGGTTCCAGCGGCGGTGGCTGCTGTGGCTCTGGAGGCTGCTGTGGCTCCAGCGGCTGTGGCTGCTTCCCCAGGAGGCGCCGCCGACAGCGTCGAAGCGGGTGCTGCAGCTGCTGCGGGGGTGGCAGCCAGAGCTCCAGCAACGTCCAGAGCCAAGGCTGCTGTGGTGGCTGCTGA